The Culex quinquefasciatus strain JHB chromosome 2, VPISU_Cqui_1.0_pri_paternal, whole genome shotgun sequence genome contains the following window.
AATGCGTTCGACCTGATCTTCGCCTTCGACGAGATCGTTGCGCTCGGTTACCGGGAGAGTGTCAACCTGGCCCAGATCAAAACCTTCGTGGAGATGGATTCGCACGAGGAGAAGGTCTACCAGGCGGTTCGGCAGACGCAGGAGCGCGAGGCCAAGCAGAAGATGCGCACGATGGCGAAGGAGCTGCAGCGGAAGCGAATGGAGCAGAAAAAGGACGGAGGTCGTGGAGGGTACGGCGGGGGAAGCTCCGAGGGATTCGGCAACAGTGGCTCTTCGGGCGGCGGGGGCATTTCCAATCATTCCTCGATTTCGACGCCCTCGATCGGAATCGGCGAGATCAAGCCGGCGGCCAGTGCACCGTAAGAACTTGAActtcttgaaaattttggaaattttaagcaaatttcatcaatttcagCAAACCAGCTCCTTCGCGGAACGCCCTCAAGCTGGGCGGCAAGAACCGGGACGCGGACACGTTCGTCGACCAGCTCAAGAGCGAGGGTGAGAAGGTGACCAGCAATCCGGTGCCGAGTGCGGCGTCCTCCTCGTCGGCAGCGGCCTCCGCCGCCAAAGCCAAGCCGGTTTCGGACGTGCCGATGGATGAGTAAGAGATCAAGATTAATAGCAGATTCAAGTCGTTAACCACAATCTTCCAGCATCCACCTGCGCCTGGAGGACAAGATCGTGGTGCGCGTCGGCCGGGACGGTGGCCTGCAGGCATTCGAGCTGTCCGGCCTGTTGACGTTGCGCATTGCCGACGACAAGTACGGCCGCATCCGGATCCAGCTGGAAAACGGCGATCAGCGCGGAATCCAGCTGCAAACGCACCCGAACGTGGACAAGGAGCTGTTCCGGAGCAAGGGCGCGATCGGGCTGAAGAACCCGGCCAAACCGTTCCCGCTGAACACGGACGTGGGCGTGCTCAAGTGGCGCTACCAGACGCAGGACGAGTCGGCCATCCCGTTGACCAGTGAGTATTCAGATAATCTTCAGCAAAGAATCCTGAACTAATTTGCTCTTCCAAACTTTCCAGTCAACTGTTGGCCCTCGGAAAACGCCGAAGGCGGTTGCGACGTGAACATCGAGTACGAGTTGGAACATACGCGGCTGGAGCTGCAGGACGTGTGCATTACGATCCCGTTGCCGTAAGTTTTCCAATCCAACCCTGGTTCAAAACATCCAACTAACCACCTTCTCCCCCCGCCCCTTCAAGCATGGGAATCGCCCCGTCGATCGCGGAGTGCGACGGCGACTACCACCACGACTCCCGCAAGAACGTGCTCCAGTGGAACCTGCCCGTCATCGACGCCGCCAGCAAGCAGGGCTCGATGGAGTTCAGCGTGCCCAGCTCGATCCCCGGCGACTTCTTCCCGCTGGATGTGAGTCTTCAAGTTTTCTTATTTCAACAAAACCTGTATTAAACCTCCCATTCCCGCAGGTGTCCTTCTCGTCGAAGGTGCCGTACGCCGAGCTGACCCCGCTCAAGGTGCAGATGGTGGAGGACGGCACGGACGCCAAGTATTCCGCGGAGACGCTTTTCTACACGGACAAGTACGAGATTGTGTAATTTTGTCGCCGGCGCCTTCCCTGAAATCTTGCGTGTGGAAATCAACTACACAGACAGACACACACACTTATGCATTCGATAATAGTGGTACACAGATTATCCTTCTTATTTACGATTAtattacacaaacacacatgaTGATGATTCGTTGTCCGTTTGCGCTATTGTTTTCTGTATAATGCCAAGTACGCAATTGTTTAGATTAGGAGTATTGTACTAACAACaaagccacacacacacacacacacacaagcgtAAGCTCTATATccaagataaaacaaaaacaaacagtaaatttaatttatagtgAAAGCAACAAATCAGAAAAGTTTTGCTGAAAACGGCATGTAGCGGGACTTAGAATATATTCTCGCAAAAGATGAAAATGAAACTCTGCAGTTATAAATGATAAGTTTTGACGagaaacaacagaaaaaaaaaccttgctaAACTAGTAATGAAACAAACTACAAGCAAAATTATTTTATCCACatcgattaaaaatcatcaataaaaacaaaagtttatggTATATCgagatgaaaatttgtttttatttgtcaattggTCAAATCTGTTCTCTCAGAGTCGCGTTATATTACCATTTTAAGTGATCTTAACACATTGAAGTGATGACTATTGCCCTCGATATCGAAGATTATgatctaccatcgacaaattacgatagAAATTTAACTACCGAGAAATCTTGATTCACAATGCTTTAAAAGGGATCTGTCACTGAAAGGGACTGCTCGATATTtgatagaactttctgtcagcgatcatttccgaAAACGAAATTTTATCGCTCACACACAGTGaacgtaaacacaaaaaaaaacgaaacgaatgCAAAaagagcaccactcaagcagtcacccgaacgagacaacgtgctctttcttttgtttttcgTCTCTCTCTTTCTTGTGCTTTCTGCGGGATGACAGAAGTCACTTGAATGCGATCatgggagagatgatcggaatctcggtagaatgtcaaacgaccgtttTCTGAGCGAATGTATGTCTAGAGGGAGAGGTCAAtgactgtgtgagtgactttgcgtagcactcattcgtttgtgtgtgaaacgaacgtaATGGATGTATGGAGCATTAAcacggaattaaaaaaataataaaaatatgatttaacaaaaacaaaaattttagcgaatgaAAACTTTGCGGTTCTGTACatcgaacatttaaaaaaaatcaatagattTTTGAGTGAACCCAAACAggttaaaaattattctaaacgcaggggaatgcatttggaattgatttcagttgattgcacgacaatccattgaaattttgaagttttttgaaaaaatatttgttacatgtagaaaatcacaaaatgtcatattactgaaaatttattaaatcaacttaaaagatgattttcaatcactcctgaaggtttcatgaagatattttaagATTAAAGAAAGTTACAAACGATTTAAgatgaaaattttgccatgcgcaaagcgaactgtcaaactttgcgagcgtttttctctgaacaccgagttgatttacgggtgccacgatatctcgagatgggatagatcaaattggctgaaacttggggtgaagactcgcaagacatattccgtgtgcatgacgaagcccgattttaaaaatttgcttttttaaaaaatacaaaaatcaaaaactttcgatttttgccttcctcaccttactgaggaaaggctataaaatcactcgaaaactgaacttctcaattagacctcctagacccaccttcatgtatacctatcgactcagaatcgaattctgagcaaatgtctgtgtgtgtgtgtgtgtgtgtgtgtgtgtgtgtgtgtgtgtgtgtgtgtagggatgtgggtctgtgcaccaaaaaatatgcactcgattatctcagcactggcttaaccgatttggaccgttttggtctcattcgattcgtcttggggtcccataagtccctattgaaaattatgaaatttagtaaagtacttcaaaaattatgctaaaaaaaacgattttgactaaagtccggaagattgtaaaaagggtgtttttttgtgaGAAACCGCAGCatgcatttttagaaaggtattttaaagacctttccaacgcgaccaacacattgaagatctgacaaccctatcaaaagttattagcaattaagtgttatttatgcactttttggaagccggatctcagatatcacgatgaaaacgttgtccggattgcATGAACAGGtcccgtcgttgaacaggtaatcaaaagacctttccaacgcgtccaaaacattgaagatctgacaaccctatcaaaagttataagcacttaagagttatttatacactttttggaggctagttctcagatatttagatgaaaacgtattccaaatatatcatgcgacctatctttggataggtaatttaaagaccttcccacgagcgtgtctattttggatagcattaccctttgaatgagaggaaggcaccaaccacctaagggtggattaagtaacgttttatatcaaaaacataaaaatatttttatcttttttagaaataaactttttgaaaatcggccttcgtcatgcacacaagaCTAATTtagcgagtcttcaccaaaattttgagccgatttggtcaaggcagtgtagAGATATCGTGGCCTcgatcgtggcacccgttttttgaaaatgttaacttcatatagctgtatctcggcaatgatacaaccaaattcttcaaatttattttgttaatagttgaaaatgtattttttaatgtcctgaaaacagatttaaaaaaagttgaagtttgtgCTCAAAACAACCTccgacatttttgccgatttacatgtatgtaaccccttaacactagcgtgcccagggtggggcaacatggggcagttgccccaccatcctcggaaatttgttctaaaattgggcagggggtgtccataaacgacgaaattttcaaaactctaatatttttgccccaccttccttgaggacctgggcacgctagtgcccCTTAagctgatttttcggaccaatttttgaacattatttATACCAGTTTAAACatcgaataataaaaaaatgaaattctacgaattaaaaaaaaataaattcaaaagtacaaaaatttagtaaggccgttgcaattatttttcaaagttaatgtcgccccccccccccttcaaaattggtctaaaaaatcaggaggcaaaaagaaattcaaaaaaaaaacaaaattccttcctttttaaattctagcatttttaatttttttttcaattttagaaatttttaaaatattcaaaaattttagaaatctttcaaaaaaaaaaatgaagttttaaaatctagaaatttttaaaattttttttttttaccttttcacatttttatttttattaattttaaaatttttgaaatctataaaatttttgaaaatgagtcgagaaattacgatcgaatgcaataatcaccacgacatcctacactgaaagaaaggcacataGTAACATCACATGTTTTCCACATAAATCCGCCCCATTCGACTTCgcatgtgaatgtcatgtgTAAATCACATACAAAATTTTCATAGCAACACATGGTAAATTCACATGAAAAATACGTTAACTTCATGTGACGACACACATGAATTTGGAAAGCTTCTctcataaaatttcaatgattttttagtgGAAAACAAATAGTTTTCTAGTGGTTTTAAGGTGATTTGTATAACATAACAGCACACATTTCACTTCACTAATATTACACGTTTACTGTTACGCTGCGTTGAAGAATGTGGACCAGcataaagtaaatctttccctgttcctgaggggaacacccttgaagagtatcggggccggcatttacaaagcggattcagtggcagtttttcactcaac
Protein-coding sequences here:
- the LOC6051163 gene encoding coatomer subunit delta — translated: MVLIAAAVCTKAGKTIVSRQFVEMTKARIEGLLAAFPKLMTSGKQHTFVETDSVRYVYQPLEKLYMLLITTKASNILEDLETLRLFSKIIPEFCRSLEEKEIVENAFDLIFAFDEIVALGYRESVNLAQIKTFVEMDSHEEKVYQAVRQTQEREAKQKMRTMAKELQRKRMEQKKDGGRGGYGGGSSEGFGNSGSSGGGGISNHSSISTPSIGIGEIKPAASAPKPAPSRNALKLGGKNRDADTFVDQLKSEGEKVTSNPVPSAASSSSAAASAAKAKPVSDVPMDDIHLRLEDKIVVRVGRDGGLQAFELSGLLTLRIADDKYGRIRIQLENGDQRGIQLQTHPNVDKELFRSKGAIGLKNPAKPFPLNTDVGVLKWRYQTQDESAIPLTINCWPSENAEGGCDVNIEYELEHTRLELQDVCITIPLPMGIAPSIAECDGDYHHDSRKNVLQWNLPVIDAASKQGSMEFSVPSSIPGDFFPLDVSFSSKVPYAELTPLKVQMVEDGTDAKYSAETLFYTDKYEIV